In Erigeron canadensis isolate Cc75 chromosome 6, C_canadensis_v1, whole genome shotgun sequence, the following are encoded in one genomic region:
- the LOC122605591 gene encoding uncharacterized protein LOC122605591 isoform X2, producing MSDHIPFEIQQKIMKKLPVKSLLQFRTVSKEWKSLIDSADFILGYNNEQQQQHHHILVRYDDSQIPGEEQFVSIIDDHTFPQWEWRRLVLNLPSNSIMAVTQNQVDVNGFIYWRYIGKISEDEVDMIMSVDMAGEEVTQVCLPATLALKTDINLSISKLRECLVVLECNTKAEKRVYGVWMMMEHGVPESFTKLYTINIPDASIRNVLGFRKSGEALIELVNLDDTDQDPIVVYDPSSGHISNIGISGVGYSCFASSYMESLLLLDQ from the exons ATGTCGGACCACATACCTTTCGAAATCCAACAGAAAATCATGAAAAAACTTCCGGTGAAATCATTACTTCAATTCCGAACAGTTTCTAAGGAATGGAAGTCTCTCATCGATAGCGCCGACTTTATCCTTGGATACAACAACGAACAACAGCAGCAGCATCATCATATACTTGTCAGGTACGATGATTCACAAATTCCCGGAGAAGAACAATTTGTTTCCATTATTGATGATCATACTTTCCCTCAAT GGGAATGGAGACGTCTAGTTCTTAATCTACCTTCTAACTCAATAATGGCGGTGACCCAAAATCAGGTGGATGTAAATGGGTTTATTTATTGGCGTTATATTGGTAAGATTTCTGAGGATGAGGTTGATATGATTATGTCGGTTGATATGGCTGGTGAAGAAGTTACACAAGTATGCCTGCCGGCTACTTTAGCTCTCAAAACCGACATTAATTTGTCTATATCTAAGTTGAGGGAGTGTCTTGTTGTGCTTGAATGTAATACAAAGGCCGAGAAACGAGTTTATGGTGTCTGGATGATGATGGAGCATGGTGTTCCGGAATCATTTACAAAGCTATACACTATCAACATACCAGATGCATCAATAAGAAATGTTCTTGGATTTAGGAAGAGCGGTGAAGCTCTAATTGAACTTGTAAATTTAGATGATACTGATCAGGATCCGATTGTTGTTTATGATCCCTCTTCAGGACACATCAGTAATATAGGGATTTCCGGAGTTGGGTACTCATGCTTTGCAAGTTCGTACATGGAATCACTACTTTTGCTTGATCAGTGA
- the LOC122605763 gene encoding F-box protein CPR1-like, translated as MALTQNQVDVNGIMYWLYIGKIFVNDKFLSCDMVMAFDMTSEEFSQVCLPESLALKTDINLSISKLRECLVVLEYNKEAKKRVYGVWMMMERGVSESFTKLYTINRPDGSIRNVLGFRMSREAMIELVNEDDFNQNPIVVYEPSSGNISNIGISGVGFSCFASSYVETLLLLDQ; from the coding sequence ATGGCGTTGACCCAAAATCAGGTGGATGTAAATGGGATTATGTATTGGCTTTATATTGGTAAGATTTTTGTGAATGATAAGTTCTTATCGTGTGATATGGTTATGGCGTTTGATATGACTAGTGAAGAATTCTCACAAGTTTGCCTTCCGGAAAGTTTAGCACTTAAAACCGACATTAATTTGTCTATATCTAAGTTGAGGGAGTGTCTTGTTGTGCTTGAATATAATAAAGAGGCTAAGAAACGAGTTTATGGTGTTTGGATGATGATGGAGCGTGGTGTTTCAGAATCGTTTACTAAGCTATACACTATTAACAGACCGGATGGATCAATAAGAAATGTACTTGGATTTAGGATGAGTCGTGAAGCTATGATTGAACTTGTAAACGAAGATGATTTTAACCAGAATCCGATCGTTGTTTATGAACCCTCCTCGGGAAACATCAGTAATATTGGGATTTCAGGAGTTGGATTTTCATGCTTTGCAAGTTCGTACGTGGAAACACTACTTTTGCTTGATCAGTGA
- the LOC122603114 gene encoding sedoheptulose-1,7-bisphosphatase, chloroplastic: METAGVACFARGTIMPRVASSQHTTSSFASPRTISPSFTTKSLKSSSLFGEALRIMPRSSLKVSKAQNSSLITKCEIGESLEDFLKKATPDKGLIRLLTCMSEAVRTIAFKVRTASCGGTACVNSFGDEQLAVDMLADKLLFDALENSHFCKYACSEEVPELQDMGGPVEGGFSVAFDPLDGSSIVDTNFTVGTIFGVWPGDKLTGVTGADQVAAAMGIYGPRTTYVLAIKGFPGTHEFLLLDEGKWQHVKETYEISEGKMFSPGNLRATFDNPEYDTLINYYVKEKYTLRYTGGMVPDVNQIIVKEKGVFTNVISPTTKAKLRLLFEVAPLGLLIENAGGYSSDGTKSVLDKVIVNLDDRTQVAYGSKNEIIRFEETLYGSSRLKVPVAA, encoded by the exons ATGGAGACAGCAGGGGTGGCATGCTTTGCACGTGGGACAATCATGCCAAGAGTTGCTTCTTCTCAACATACAACTTCTTCATTTGCATCTCCAAGGACCATTTCTCCATCATTCACCACCAAG AGTTTAAAATCAAGCTCATTATTTGGAGAAGCATTGAGGATAATGCCAAGGTCTTCCCTCAAGGTTTCAAAGGCACAAAATTCGTCGCTCATAACCAAATGTGAGATCGGTGAAAGTCTG gaagattttcttaaaaaggCAACCCCAGACAAGGGTTTGATCAGATTGTTGACTTGCATGAGTGAAGCTGTCAGAACCATTGCGTTTAAAGTCCGAACTGCTTCTTGTGGTGGCACCGCATGTGTCAACTCATTCGGTGATGAGCAGCTTGCAGTAGACATGCTTGCCGACAAGCTTTTGTTTGAT GCCTTGGAGAACTCTCATTTCTGCAAATATGCTTGCTCTGAAGAAGTTCCTGAGCTTCAAGACATGGGTGGTCCAGTCGAAG GCGGATTCAGTGTTGCTTTTGATCCCCTTGACGGGTCCAGCATTGTTGACACAAATTTCACTGTGGGCACCATATTTGGAGTATGGCCGGGAGATAAGCTAACCGGGGTGACTGGAGCAGACCAAGTGGCTGCAGCCATGGGTATTTACGGACCGAGAACTACTTATGTTCTTGCTATCAAGGGCTTCCCTGGAACCCATGAGTTTCTTCTTCTTGACGAAG GAAAATGGCAACATGTGAAGGAAACATATGAAATTTCAGAAGGGAAGATGTTTTCCCCAGGAAATCTGAGAGCCACTTTTGACAACCCAGAATATGACACG CTGATCAACTACTACGTAAAAGAAAAGTACACTTTGCGATACACTGGTGGAATGGTGCCTGATGTTAACCAG ATCATTGTGAAAGAAAAGGGGGTTTTCACTAATGTGATATCACCAACTACAAAAGCCAAGCTAAGGCTTCTATTTGAAGTCGCTCCTTTAGGACTATTGATCGAGAATGCTGGAGGTTACAGCAGTGATGGAACAAAGTCCGTGTTAGACAAAGTTATCGTGAACCTTGATGACCGGACTCAAGTAGCCTATGGGTCTAAAAATGAGATCATCAGGTTTGAAGAGACACTATATGGGTCATCCAGGCTCAAGGTGCCAGTTGCAGCTTAG
- the LOC122605591 gene encoding putative F-box only protein 10 isoform X1, translated as MSDHIPFEIQQKIMKKLPVKSLLQFRTVSKEWKSLIDSADFILGYNNEQQQQHHHILVRYDDSQIPGEEQFVSIIDDHTFPQCKSSPTVPIPLKLLKCTIIVGCSRGLFCLYNFYSDYAKKMAVIWNPAIRKSVAIAVPNILDPPNVTVIGFGVCPNTSDLKLVKFAYVFDSLDLNFENPSWQADVFTLSSGEWRRLVLNLPSNSIMAVTQNQVDVNGFIYWRYIGKISEDEVDMIMSVDMAGEEVTQVCLPATLALKTDINLSISKLRECLVVLECNTKAEKRVYGVWMMMEHGVPESFTKLYTINIPDASIRNVLGFRKSGEALIELVNLDDTDQDPIVVYDPSSGHISNIGISGVGYSCFASSYMESLLLLDQ; from the coding sequence ATGTCGGACCACATACCTTTCGAAATCCAACAGAAAATCATGAAAAAACTTCCGGTGAAATCATTACTTCAATTCCGAACAGTTTCTAAGGAATGGAAGTCTCTCATCGATAGCGCCGACTTTATCCTTGGATACAACAACGAACAACAGCAGCAGCATCATCATATACTTGTCAGGTACGATGATTCACAAATTCCCGGAGAAGAACAATTTGTTTCCATTATTGATGATCATACTTTCCCTCAATGTAAGTCCTCCCCAACCGTTCCCATACCCCTTAAGTTACTTAAATGCACAATTATCGTGGGTTGCTCTCGAGGCTTATTCTGcttgtataatttttattctGATTATGCTAAAAAAATGGCTGTTATTTGGAACCCCGCAATTAGAAAATCTGTTGCTATTGCGGTTCCTAATATCTTGGATCCACCGAATGTAACTGTTATCGGTTTTGGGGTTTGTCCAAATACTAGTGATCTTAAGCTTGTGAAGTTCGCATATGTTTTTGATTCGTTGGATTTAAATTTTGAGAACCCTTCTTGGCAAGCTGACGTTTTTACGCTAAGTTCAGGGGAATGGAGACGTCTAGTTCTTAATCTACCTTCTAACTCAATAATGGCGGTGACCCAAAATCAGGTGGATGTAAATGGGTTTATTTATTGGCGTTATATTGGTAAGATTTCTGAGGATGAGGTTGATATGATTATGTCGGTTGATATGGCTGGTGAAGAAGTTACACAAGTATGCCTGCCGGCTACTTTAGCTCTCAAAACCGACATTAATTTGTCTATATCTAAGTTGAGGGAGTGTCTTGTTGTGCTTGAATGTAATACAAAGGCCGAGAAACGAGTTTATGGTGTCTGGATGATGATGGAGCATGGTGTTCCGGAATCATTTACAAAGCTATACACTATCAACATACCAGATGCATCAATAAGAAATGTTCTTGGATTTAGGAAGAGCGGTGAAGCTCTAATTGAACTTGTAAATTTAGATGATACTGATCAGGATCCGATTGTTGTTTATGATCCCTCTTCAGGACACATCAGTAATATAGGGATTTCCGGAGTTGGGTACTCATGCTTTGCAAGTTCGTACATGGAATCACTACTTTTGCTTGATCAGTGA
- the LOC122604919 gene encoding putative receptor-like protein kinase At3g47110: MAFLSLFLHVLTLLSWLPTLATASLARNHTEILGLLAIKSCITDDPQGVLVSWNTSFGFCQWQGVTCGRRHPRVTKLDLGSRGIVGSLSPHIGNLSFLRVINLESNTFEGVIPPQLGNLFRLQILNLGNNSFEGEVPASLSNCTRLNVLWLGRNDLVGKLPQKLSALVNLMTINIHTNGFTGEIPSFLGNFTSLKVLSARANHLSGIIPHTLAFFSIPGNQISGTLPIDIGLQLPNLEIFQIWGNKFTGIIPFSFSNCSNLVELNMAENGFTGKVNIDFRHMPNLWYLALFNNSLGSLEPDDMKFIDSMVNCSKLEQLSVHINQLNGVLPSSIGNLSSRLTSLAFGGNFIYGTLPPGIGNLFKLERLIMLANQFTGVIPCELGNLQNLKLIYLGYNNFTGNIPKFIGILSLLEKLHLQKNRLEGHIPPNLGNCKNLVSLDLSVNNLSGSIPFELFQLRALSSTLNLSQNRLGGSVPEEIGRLISLTKLDLLQNDLVGAIPNAIEGCTSLEYLYLGANFFEGPIPPSISTLKGIMSLNLSKNNFSGQIPNFLVQLNLSSLDLSFNNLDGEVPSEGIFKNASLISIEGNDRLCGGLPELHLTNCAIASRRSKTGSRTSRLILIVIPICALLVVGVVLSFFFYWKKRKAQAKPSAEASYVQPFSKVSYEKILRATSEFSQQNLIGTGTFSAVYKGILAPDNGMVAIKVLKLGNQGALKSFMTECEALKNIRHRNLVKVITSCSSIDFHGNDFKALIYEFMPNGNLERWLHPSSEQEIEIEEAPPQKLTLRQRVMIATDVAHAMHYLHQECAVSIIHCDLKPSNILLDSDMVAHIGDFGLAKFLPLKPHESSSVGLRGTIGYAPPEYGLGGEMTKEGDIYSFGILLLEMITGKRPTDHVFQEGLNLHSYVTMALPDRLMEIIELTLLSITQEEMEVANVNHEDLAKEGERLEESMILLARIGLACSLESPKQRMYTSKIIQELHHINSLL; encoded by the exons ATGGCATTCCTTTCTCTGTTCCTGCATGTATTAACATTGCTCTCATGGCTACCAACACTTGCAACCGCTTCACTTGCAAGAAACCATACTGAAATCCTTGGACTTCTGGCTATCAAGTCGTGCATCACTGATGACCCACAAGGTGTTCTTGTCTCATGGAACACCTCCTTCGGTTTCTGTCAATGGCAAGGTGTTACATGTGGTCGCCGACATCCCAGAGTCACCAAATTAGACCTTGGATCTAGAGGCATCGTGGGTTCTCTGTCCCCTCATATAGGAAACTTAAGTTTTCTTAGAGTGATAAACCTAGAAAGCAACACCTTTGAAGGTGTAATTCCACCTCAATTAGGAAATTTGTTTAGGTTGCAGATTCTAAATCTCGGCAACAATTCTTTTGAAGGAGAAGTTCCAGCCAGTTTATCAAATTGTACTAGGCTAAACGTTCTTTGGTTGGGTCGTAATGATCTAGTTGGCAAGCTTCCACAAAAGCTTAGTGCACTGGTGAACCTGATGACCATAAACATTCATACGAATGGTTTTACAGGAGAGATACCATCTTTCTTGGGAAACTTCACTTCTCTGAAAGTCTTATCGGCCAGAGCCAATCATTTAAGTGGAATCATTCCACATACTTTAG CTTTTTTTAGCATACCTGGGAATCAAATCAGCGGAACTTTACCAATAGATATAGGCTTGCAGCTACCCAATCTTGAGATTTTTCAGATATGGGGTAACAAATTTACAGGAATCATTCCCTTCTCATTTTCTAACTGTTCAAACTTGGTAGAGCTCAACATGGCCGAAAATGGTTTTACTGGGAAGGTTAACATAGATTTCAGACATATGCCAAATCTATGGTATCTCGCTTTATTTAATAACAGTTTAGGGAGTTTGGAACCTGATGATATGAAGTTCATTGATTCCATGGTCAATTGTAGCAAACTTGAACAGTTATCTGTTCATATAAACCAATTGAATGGAGTTCTTCCTAGCTCTATAGGCAACCTCTCATCTCGACTAACATCTCTAGCATTTGGGGGAAACTTCATTTATGGGACCTTGCCTCCTGGGATTGGGAATCTTTTTAAGTTAGAGCGACTGATTATGTTAGCCAATCAGTTCACGGGCGTAATTCCGTGTGAACTTGGTAATCTACAAAACCTAAAACTTATATACTTAGGTTACAACAACTTCACCGGGAACATTCCAAAATTTATAGGAATCCTGTCATTGTTAGAAAAGTTGCACTTACAAAAAAATAGATTAGAAGGACATATACCTCCCAATCTTGGTAACTGCAAGAATTTGGTATCATTGGACTTATCCGTTAACAATCTTAGTGGCTCCATACCGTTTGAGCTTTTTCAACTACGAGCCTTGTCAAGCACTCTAAACCTTTCTCAAAACCGTTTAGGAGGTTCGGTTCCCGAAGAGATAGGTAGGCTCATAAGCTTGACGAAACTCGACCTGTTACAAAATGATCTGGTTGGAGCAATCCCAAATGCCATCGAGGGCTGCACAAGCCTTGAGTACCTATACCTGGGTGCTAATTTCTTTGAAGGTCCGATACCTCCCTCAATTAGTACTTTAAAAGGTATCATGAGCCTTAATCTTTCCAAAAACAACTTTTCCGGTCAAATTCCGAACTTCTTAGTGCAACTAAACTTGTCTTCATTGGATTTGTCGTTCAACAATCTTGATGGTGAGGTACCATCGGAAGGTATTTTCAAGAATGCGAGTTTGATCTCGATCGAGGGGAACGATAGGCTTTGTGGAGGCCTTCCTGAACTTCACCTGACCAATTGTGCCATAGCATCAAGAAGGTCAAAGACAGGTTCTCGAACATCACGTCTTATTCTAATTGTCATTCCAATTTGCGCGCTTTTAGTTGTAGGAGTGGTgttgtcttttttcttttattggaAAAAAAGGAAGGCACAAGCAAAACCATCAGCAGAAGCTTCATACGTGCAACCGTTTTCAAAAGTATCTTATGAAAAAATACTCAGAGCTACCAGTGAattctctcaacaaaacttgaTTGGGACAGGGACTTTTAGTGCTGTTTATAAGGGTATTCTTGCACCAGATAATGGAATGGTCGCTATCAAGGTTCTAAAGCTTGGAAACCAAGGAGctttgaagagtttcatgacGGAGTGTGAGGCTTTGAAAAACATAAGGCATCGTAATCTTGTAAAAGTCATTACTTCTTGTTCATCcattgattttcatggtaatgATTTTAAAGCTCTTATTTACGAGTTCATGCCAAATGGGAATCTTGAAAGGTGGCTACATCCAAGTTCAGAACAAGAGATTGAGATCGAAGAAGCTCCTCCACAAAAATTGACCCTTCGCCAAAGAGTAATGATTGCAACAGATGTAGCTCACGCCATGCACTACCTCCACCAAGAGTGTGCGGTATCCATAATTCACTGTGATCTGAAGCCAAGCAACATCTTACTTGACAGTGACATGGTTGCTCACATTGGTGATTTCGGGTTGGCAAAGTTTCTGCCATTAAAACCACACGAAAGCAGTTCAGTTGGATTAAGAGGGACTATTGGGTATGCACCTCCTG AGTATGGCCTCGGAGGTGAGATGACAAAAGAAGGGGATATTTACAGCTTTGGGATATTATTATTAGAGATGATAACAGGAAAGAGACCAACCGATCACGTTTTCCAAGAAGGATTGAATCTCCATAGCTATGTGACTATGGCTTTGCCTGATCGTCTAATGGAGATAATTGAACTGACGCTATTGTCTATCACTCAGGAAGAAATGGAAGTTGCAAATGTCAACCATGAGGATTTAGCTAAAGAGGGGGAGAGGTTGGAGGAAAGCATGATTTTATTGGCAAGAATTGGCTTGGCATGCTCCTTGGAATCTCCGAAACAGAGAATGTACACAAGCAAAATCATCCAAGAGTTGCATCACATCAATAGTCTCTTATGA
- the LOC122605762 gene encoding putative F-box protein At1g47790 gives MSDNIPFEIQQKIMKKLPVKSLLQFRTVSKKWKSFIDSAEFIHGYNNKQQQQHHILVRYDDPQLSEEQFVSIIDNHTFPQCKISPTVPVPVKLLQSTVILGSSQGLFCLYNFYVDSATKIAVIWNPAIRKSVAIEVPNVLGSPYETVVGFGVCPYTNDPKLVKFTFVRGSLDLVFDYAWEAEFFSVKFRGMAESVY, from the coding sequence ATGTCGGACAACATACCTTTCGAAATTCAACAGAAAATCATGAAAAAACTTCCGGTGAAATCATTACTCCAATTCCGAACAGTTTCCAAGAAATGGAAATCTTTCATCGATAGCGCCGAATTTATTCATGGATACAACAACAAACAACAACAGCAGCATCATATACTTGTAAGGTACGATGATCCACAACTTTCTGAAGAACAATTTGTTTCCATTATTGATAATCATACTTTTCCTCAATGCAAAATATCCCCTACTGTTCCCGTACCCGTTAAACTACTTCAATCGACAGTTATTCTCGGTAGCTCTCAAGGccttttttgtttgtataatttttatgttgattCTGCTACAAAAATTGCTGTTATTTGGAACCCCGCTATTAGAAAATCTGTTGCTATTGAGGTTCCTAATGTGTTGGGTTCACCGTATGAAACTGTTGTCGGTTTTGGAGTCTGTCCTTATACTAATGATCCTAAGCTTGTTAAGTTCACATTTGTTCGTGGTTCGTTGGATTTGGTATTTGACTACGCTTGGGAAGCTGAGTTTTTTTCCGTTAAGTTCAGGGGAATGGCGGAGTCTGTTTATTAA
- the LOC122603275 gene encoding adenylosuccinate lyase-like, giving the protein MEIGSCIRVQNGSCLTSNLTRASCLFEQSVPTQNCASSASSHVSFSRKCCTVKATLKEASSNIKTVGKARLKSSEMELSSLTAISPLDGRYRDKVKDLSPYLSEYGLIYYRTLVEIKWLLKLSQIPEVSEVPSFSTEAQIKLQGLIDGFSEADAKQVKSIEKITNHDVKAVEYFLKTKCQEDPEIAKVLEFFHFGCTSEDINNLAHGLMLKGAITSVILPVMDDLINAIYTMAKANAYIPMLSRTHGQPASPTTLGKEMVIFAERLSRERRDISQVEILGKFAGAVGNYNAHAVAYPDVNWPYVAEQFVNSLGLSFNPHVTQIESHDYMAKLFHSFIRFNNILLDFDKDIWGYISVGYFKQVTKAGEIGSSTMPHKVNPIDFENSEGNLGIANALLDHLSMKLPISRWQRDLTDSTVLRNFGLCLGPSLLAYKSALVGIGKLQVNEAALNKDLDNSWEVLAEPIQTVMRRYGVEEPYEKLKELTRGRTVNKDSITEFINGLDIPVEGKTGLLKLTPHNYVGVAAQLVEDACNRVNRSI; this is encoded by the exons ATGGAAATCGGGTCGTGTATTAGAGTTCAGAATGGCAGCTGTCTGACATCAAACTTGACTCGTGCAAGTTGCCTCTTTGAACAATCTGTTCCTACTCAAAACTGTGCTTCGAGTGCTTCGTCTCATGTGTCCTTTTCTCGTAAATGTTGCACTGTTAAAGCAACTTTGAAGGAAGCCAGTAGTAACATCAAAACTGTCGGAAAG GCCAGATTGAAATCTTCTGAGATGGAGCTCTCCAGTTTAACAGCCATAAGTCCTTTGGATGGACGTTATCGGGATAAGGTCAAGGATTTATCCCCGTATTTGAGTGAATATGGCCTGATCTACTATCGAACCCTGGTTGAG ATCAAGTGGCTgctaaagctttctcaaattCCTGAAGTATCCGAGGTTCCCAGTTTCAGCACTGAAGCTCAAATAAAATTGCAaggattgattgatggatttAGTGAAGCTGATGCAAAACAAGTGAAGAGCATCGAGAAAATAACTAATCACGATGTGAAAGCAGTGGAgtattttctcaaaacaaaatgtcaGGAAGATCCCGAGATAGCTAAG GTACTTGAATTTTTTCATTTTGGCTGTACCTCTGAAGACATAAACAACCTTGCTCATGGACTGATGCTGAAAGGTGCAATTACGTCGGTCATTCTTCCGGTCATGGATGATTTAATTAATGCAATATATACTATGGCCAAGGCTAATGCATACATTCCTATGCTTTCTCGGACTCATGGACAG CCAGCTTCACCTACAACCTTGGGAAAGGAAATGGTAATATTCGCTGAGAGGTTGAGCAGAGAGAGGCGAGATATTTCACAAGTAGAGATATTGGGGAAGTTTGCAGGCGCAGTTGGTAATTATAATGCACATGCTGTGGCATATCCCGATGTTAATTGGCCATATGTTGCAGAGCAATTCGTAAACTCTCTTGGATTGAGCTTTAATCCACATGTTACCCAG ATTGAATCTCATGACTACATGGCTAAACTTTTCCATTCATTCATCCGTTTCAATAACATTTTACTTGATTTTGATAAAGACATATGGGGCTATATCTCCGTGGGCTACTTTAAGCAG GTAACTAAGGCTGGTGAAATTGGGTCATCAACAATGCCGCACAAAGTGAATCCAATTGACTTTGAAAATAGTGAAGGCAATCTTGGGATAGCTAATGCATTGTTAGACCATTTAAGCATGAAGCTGCCTATTTCACGTTGGCAG CGTGACTTGACTGATTCTACGGTTCTGAGAAACTTTGGTTTGTGCCTGGGCCCTTCTCTTCTGGCTTACAAGAGTGCATTGGTAGGAATTGGGAAGCTTCAG GTCAATGAAGCTGCCTTAAACAAAGACCTGGACAACTCGTGGGAGGTTCTTGCTGAACCAATACAAACA GTGATGAGAAGATATGGTGTTGAGGAACCTTACGAGAAACTGAAGGAACTTACCAGGGGAAGGACAGTTAACAAAGATAGCATTACTGAATTCATTAATGGGTTAGACATACCAGTGGAAGGGAAGACAGGACTCCTAAAGTTAACCCCCCACAACTATGTTGGAGTTGCTGCTCAGCTGGTGGAGGATGCTTGTAACAGGGTTAATAGGTCCATTTAA